A single window of Calditrichota bacterium DNA harbors:
- the radC gene encoding DNA repair protein RadC: MAKIPEWPEGERPRERLLTHGPEPLADVELLAIILRTGSGGATALDLARHLLHKYHGFRGLDARSPAELCQETGIGPAKAAQIKAAFEIGKRLFKEQSRVGDKVASSADVYALVRGHIRDLPREVFRVLFLTSRNKLLDEKTVFEGSLTESVVSPREVVYEALSRQAAAVVFVHNHPSGDPTPSQEDKSITKMLKDACQLVGITVLDHVIIGKDSYFSFADEGLL; this comes from the coding sequence GTGGCAAAGATTCCGGAGTGGCCTGAAGGAGAACGGCCGCGGGAGAGGCTCTTAACGCACGGCCCGGAGCCGCTGGCCGACGTGGAGCTGCTGGCCATCATTCTCCGCACCGGCTCGGGCGGGGCCACCGCCTTGGACCTCGCCCGCCATCTGTTGCACAAGTATCATGGCTTCCGGGGGCTGGATGCGCGCTCGCCGGCCGAGCTTTGTCAGGAGACAGGAATCGGTCCGGCCAAGGCCGCCCAGATCAAGGCAGCCTTCGAGATAGGCAAGCGGCTGTTCAAAGAACAGAGTCGGGTGGGCGACAAAGTGGCCTCCAGTGCGGACGTGTACGCGCTCGTGCGTGGTCACATCCGCGACCTGCCACGCGAGGTGTTCAGAGTGCTCTTTCTCACCAGCCGCAACAAGCTGCTTGATGAGAAGACCGTTTTCGAAGGGAGCCTCACCGAGAGCGTGGTCAGTCCGCGGGAAGTCGTCTACGAGGCGCTGTCGCGGCAGGCGGCTGCGGTGGTCTTTGTGCACAACCACCCCAGCGGCGATCCCACGCCTTCTCAGGAGGACAAGAGCATCACCAAGATGCTCAAGGATGCCTGCCAGCTGGTGGGAATCACCGTGTTGGACCATGTGATCATAGGCAAGGACTCGTACTTCAGCTTTGCCGACGAAGGGCTGCTCTGA
- a CDS encoding EutN/CcmL family microcompartment protein: MEIARVVGTVVSTCKDEKLDGSKLLIVNLLTPEVKPTSTYLVAVDTVGAGEGEVVLIVRGSSARMAKNMTTTPTDTSIIGIVDTLEVEGKVVFQKFRE, from the coding sequence GTGGAAATCGCGCGTGTGGTCGGCACCGTCGTGTCGACGTGTAAGGACGAGAAACTGGACGGCAGCAAACTGCTCATCGTCAATTTGCTCACCCCGGAGGTCAAGCCGACTTCAACCTATCTGGTGGCCGTAGACACAGTCGGTGCCGGAGAGGGAGAGGTGGTGCTCATCGTGCGCGGCAGCTCGGCACGCATGGCCAAGAACATGACCACCACTCCGACCGACACCAGCATCATTGGTATCGTGGACACCTTGGAGGTAGAAGGAAAGGTGGTCTTTCAGAAGTTCCGGGAGTAA